In the Clupea harengus chromosome 16, Ch_v2.0.2, whole genome shotgun sequence genome, one interval contains:
- the ccdc107 gene encoding coiled-coil domain-containing protein 107, with product MVLSSSQQVVVAFTAVLCAFVVFPRMFGGGTGSRETTKSFDSRYNRKSPGPGALKGQAFNMDPSSNPGHQGQSVESIKQMRKMVEQEMKSEKYKSSSNNNNKGYVFTLMPMYAIGVGLFAVYKFMKIKAADETQTQKDKLKKGAKKSGETDSQLKELEQRLAQTERMLNSILTQLDPLTNCVKSVAMDQKNEIMAQLQCIRQLMKKRGMECPPLNIEEPACQKNLDELIETLAAQQKVPEPVTVPEQEGETVLEPDCATSELVQTGTETDTDADTEVLKGEEEETSERNEDEEGDESDHSMPSLEDAGDMSVENIGATSQNVPEGSSTGLRRRNRPE from the exons ATGGTCCTGTCGTCTTCCCAGCAAGTTGTTGTTGCCTTTACAGCTGTTCTATGTGCATTTGTGGTGTTCCCCAGAATGTTCGGAGGTGGGACAGGGTCGAGGGAAACCACTAAGTCTTTTGATTCACGATACAACAGGAAAA GTCCAGGCCCGGGGGCTTTAAAGGGACAAGCCTTCAACATGGACCCCAGCTCCAACCCTGGTCATCAAGGCCAGAGCGTGGAGAGCATAAAGCAGATGAGGAAGATGGTGGAGCAGGAGATGAAGAGTGAGAAATATAAAtccagcagcaacaacaacaacaagggcTACGTCTTCACCCTCATGCCTATGTATGCCATTGGTGTTGGGCTGTTTGCTGTGTACAAGTTCATGAAG atCAAAGCGGCcgatgagacacagacacagaaggacAAGCTCAAAAAAGGGGCAAAAAAATCTggagaaacag ACAGCCAGTTGAAGGAATTGGAGCAGCGGCTAGCACAGACCGAGAGAATGCTCAACTCCATTCTCACCCAGCTGGACCCTTTAACGAACTG TGTGAAGTCAGTGGCCATGGACCAGAAGAATGAGATTATGGCTCAACTCCAGTGTATCCGCCAGCTGATGAAAAAGAGAGGCATGGAATGCCCTCCCCTCAATATAGAAG AGCCGGCCTGCCAGAAGAACTTGGATGAGCTGATTGAGACCCTGGCAGCACAACAGAAAGTTCCAGAACCTGTGACTGTGCCAGAACAGGAAGGGGAGACTGTTCTGGAACCAGACTGTGCCACCTCTGAGCTGGTGCAGACAGGAACCGAAACGGACACAGATGCTGACACGGAGGTGCTGAAAGGTGAAGAGGAGGAAACGAGTGAAAGAAACGAAGACGAGGAAGGAGACGAAAGCGACCACAGCATGCCATCCCTGGAGGACGCCGGTGATATGTCTGTAGAAAATATTGGTGCTACCtctcagaatgttccagaaggtTCTTCAACGGGGTTGCGAAGACGCAACAGACCTGAATGA